TGATGGACCCTAATTGCACCTGCTTATAATCACGCCCGCCGAGGAATGTATCCATTTTCCACATATGGCCCGCGATTTTGCTTCCCCAGTTCGGGTCGGATGCGTATCGAACGTTGAAGCCAACCGCTTTATTGCCTGGGACAGCGCCGTTCGCATGGGCGCCAAGCGGATTCGCATAATTTAAGTTCATATAGCGTTGGATGAACGCATTGACGCTATTTTCAGGAGTCGCATACACTTCTCCCATTTCTGGAGAAGAATCAAAGACTCTGATTCCGAAAATATTATTCTTCGTCTGTGCATTGGGACTCATGCCGTAATCACTTTCGTGGATTGCCGCAGCAAGGATGAACATTGCGTTGACACGGTATGTCTCTTCCACTGATTTCAAATATTCTCCTAATCCGATCAGCTTCGACTTGACCGTCGCATCTTTGTACTTTGCGAATCCTGTGCTTTGACGGTCCGCAAGCGCCCAAGTGATGTAGGAATCAAGCTCAGCAGCTGAATAGGATGTCGGCTGCCTGACGGATTGGAATTGGAAATAAGGGTAGTACGTGACTACATTTTTCGTCACGACATCCGTGAAGTGTACGCCGTCAAAGCTCGTATACTTCTTGCCGTTCGCCATCCCGGGTCCTGCTGGGCCGACATGGTAGACGCCAAATGATTTTTTGAGATTATCATATGTTGAATGCGTCAATACGCCATTGATCACTTCATAGTAATCATATCCTGTGACTAAATCGGAAGGGACGAGGTCGACTTCGTTATGTCTTGTGTAGAAAGTCGATCCCGCGAATTCAACGATTACATAATCCGGACCGCTGCCAATGTATTTCATTTCACGGCCTCTCGTAATGTACGTCATTTCATTCCGTAATGCCTTGTCGCTGTAAAAGGAAGTGTAGTTCTTCGAGTTATTCGCGCCGAACGCACGGCCAACCTTCATCTTAATGATATCGCTTCCCTTTTGGATGACCTGAATGGATGAAGATGCATTGTAGGCTGCCAATGCATCTTCGTAAGTTGTGTAAAATGCGCTTGTCGGAATGACTTGTCCATTTGAAATCTTGCTGACTTTATAGATTTCAGGATCCACTTCAGGTGTTTCCGGATCTGTTGGATTTGTCGGTTCGGTTGGCTTCAAACGCTCTGCTGCCGCCTGCATTCTGAAAAGGAACGCAGCTGCGTGTGCGATTGTTGCGTTATCTTGCGGTTTGAAATAAACGCCGGTCTTCTGATGATCTCCACGGATAATGCCCAAGTAGACTGCCGCCGAGACTGCGTCACGGAAATTAGGCGAAATCTTATTTGTGTCTTTGAACGTGGTATTCGTCTTTTGAATAGGAAGATCCATATAACGGAATGCTTTGTATATCATCCCCGCCATATGTTGGCGCGTAATCTTGTCATTCGGTCTGAACGTGCCGTCAGGATAGCCGGAAAGCAGTCCCGCTCCAGCTGCATTTTGAATCTCGATCGTCAAACCGGAATTTGCCTTCAAATCTTTGAACGTATATTTCGTTGAAGGGGGCAATTCCAGGGCCCGGGCGAGATAGGAAGCAAATTCGCCCCGAGTGACCGCTTTATTCGGATTGAACTTGCTGTCCGTCCGAATGACTTTTTTCTGGATCCAATAATTCAACTCTGTTTCCATCTGGTGTCCCGAGACTGTGCTCGCTTCCACCGGATTATGGAAAAGAGGAGTAAACATGAGTAGCATTGCCAAGGCAAAAGTTATTGTTTTTTTCACCAAGAAACCTCCTTTT
The genomic region above belongs to Sporosarcina sp. Marseille-Q4943 and contains:
- a CDS encoding S-layer homology domain-containing protein — its product is MKKTITFALAMLLMFTPLFHNPVEASTVSGHQMETELNYWIQKKVIRTDSKFNPNKAVTRGEFASYLARALELPPSTKYTFKDLKANSGLTIEIQNAAGAGLLSGYPDGTFRPNDKITRQHMAGMIYKAFRYMDLPIQKTNTTFKDTNKISPNFRDAVSAAVYLGIIRGDHQKTGVYFKPQDNATIAHAAAFLFRMQAAAERLKPTEPTNPTDPETPEVDPEIYKVSKISNGQVIPTSAFYTTYEDALAAYNASSSIQVIQKGSDIIKMKVGRAFGANNSKNYTSFYSDKALRNEMTYITRGREMKYIGSGPDYVIVEFAGSTFYTRHNEVDLVPSDLVTGYDYYEVINGVLTHSTYDNLKKSFGVYHVGPAGPGMANGKKYTSFDGVHFTDVVTKNVVTYYPYFQFQSVRQPTSYSAAELDSYITWALADRQSTGFAKYKDATVKSKLIGLGEYLKSVEETYRVNAMFILAAAIHESDYGMSPNAQTKNNIFGIRVFDSSPEMGEVYATPENSVNAFIQRYMNLNYANPLGAHANGAVPGNKAVGFNVRYASDPNWGSKIAGHMWKMDTFLGGRDYKQVQLGSINYTGPAGVNVRTSPEVRSDNKLFTYKPKDPGFNAAFGYPVVIVEEVAGNDGYVWYKVLADINPPSDYGWIRSDLVNKIK